CCAGAAGGGATTGATCAAGGTCAGCCAGCAGGCGATGGTCGATCTTCAACGTGGCATCGGCAGCCCGTCGCAATAGGCACGCGCCGGGCCTCGCGCTGCGCCTCGCGGCCCCGTACCTCGCGGTGGGTGTGTTCTGGTGCCTGTTCGAGAACGCGTGGCTCGCCATTCTCGCCTACCACGCGCAGATCATCGGGTGGGCGTGGGGAAGCCGCCCCGATTTTTCGAAGCCCCACTTTACCCCGACGACGGCGTTCGTCCTGCTCGCGGTCCTCGCCGGCCCCGCGCTCTACATCGTGCTGCCGCACATTGTGCGTGTCGATCTTGCGTTGTGGCTCGCGCGCTATCACCTGACCGGCGCGAATCTGTTAATAATGGTTCCGTACTTCGGGCTCGTTCACCCGCTGCTCGAACAGATCCACTGGACACCGCTGCGCGCGCGCACGCGGTTCGCACACGCCGCCTTCGCGGGCTATCATCTGCTGGTGCTGGCGTCGTTGCTCACCGCGCCGTGGCTGGCGCTGTGCTTCGGGGTGTTGTGGCTGGCGTCGTGGATGTGGGCGCGCACCACGCGCGTCGGCGGGAGCCTGCTGCCCGCGACGGTATCGCAGGCCCTCGCGGACCTGGGCATTGTGCTGGCGGCGGTGGTTCTCGCCGCCTGACCTCGATGGCGGCGTTGGATGCCGCGGGCATTTGGTTCTGGCGCACGGGAACCCGGCGGTGCCCGTCGCCGTAGACATACCGTACCCCGGCCGCGGGAAGGCATAGCGGCTATGAAACACCGCCTGAGATCGACCCTCATCCTGCTCCTCGTGGCCGGCGCCGCCACACCCCTGGCGGCCGGCACGGGGGGTGACCCTGAATCGACACGATCCCTCTTCCCCCTGGACGGCCGCCACGGCATCTGGCTGCGGGCCGGCCTGCTGAGTTCCATCACCGTGGAAAGCAACTTGTCCACCGGCAGCGTCAGCTCGGAGGTTCGCGACGACGGCCCGTTCTTCAGCATTGGCTACGAATACTGGGTGAATCCCGAATGGAGCGTGGGAGTCGACCTGAGCTTCGTGGATGCGGGTGCGAGCAGCACCGTGGACGCGGGCGGGGTGACATCGGAGGCGGTGGGCGTCACCGCGGTTCTGTTTGGCGCGTCGTTCTACCCGCGCGGGCTCGCCATTGGTCCGTCGTTGCGGCCCTGTGCGTCGCTGGCGGCCGGCCCGTACATTGGGTCCGCCAGCAACAGCACGGCGGGGACCACCGTGACAAGCGAGACCGTTTCTGAGACGGCGGTGGGCCTGCGGGCGCAGATCGGCGCGGACGTGTTCTTCGGCGGACGATTCTCGACGGGGATCGCCCTGGGATATGCCTTCGTATCCGACTTCGACCAACCCATCGGCAGCCACACCAACTACAGCGGTCCGGAGTTCTCCCTGGGTCTGGGTATTCTGCTGGGCGCGGCACGCTAGTGTGCCGCCGCCGAAAAACGTGCGGAAACGGGGCCGACAGCCCCGGCGCCGGGGTGTAGACTCGCAGGGGCCGCGCGGGAGTGAGTCATGACGACACTGGGACAGCTTTCCCTCTACGAAGAAATCATGCTGCTGGCGCTGAGCAACCGGAAGGGCACCGTGGGCGTGACCTTCCTGGAACAAGGTGTTGCCGGCGCCATCCTGGCCGAGTTGCTGCTCGCCGGGCGCATCGCACTCGACAGCAAGAAGAACAAGTTCGTCGAGCTGCGCGACCGGACCTCCACCGGAGACCCCATCGTCGACGAAGGACTGGCCAGGATTGCATCGGCAAAGAGACGCG
This Candidatus Krumholzibacteriia bacterium DNA region includes the following protein-coding sequences:
- a CDS encoding porin family protein; its protein translation is MKHRLRSTLILLLVAGAATPLAAGTGGDPESTRSLFPLDGRHGIWLRAGLLSSITVESNLSTGSVSSEVRDDGPFFSIGYEYWVNPEWSVGVDLSFVDAGASSTVDAGGVTSEAVGVTAVLFGASFYPRGLAIGPSLRPCASLAAGPYIGSASNSTAGTTVTSETVSETAVGLRAQIGADVFFGGRFSTGIALGYAFVSDFDQPIGSHTNYSGPEFSLGLGILLGAAR